DNA from Strigops habroptila isolate Jane chromosome 2, bStrHab1.2.pri, whole genome shotgun sequence:
TTGAGTGGTATTAATGCTAACCATCAAACCTCTGGAACGGAACATGTAATTTTATTCcatgcatttattattttaaataggcCAGAAGGAAAGGATTATGCTCTACACTGGCTGGTTTTGGGAACACACACATCTGATGAACAGAACCACCTGGTTGTTGCAAGAGTCCAGATTCCCAATGATGATCAGTTTGATACTGCGCAGTATGACAGTGAGAAAGGAGGTGGGCATGCATGAGTTACCAGTTGATGTTTCTTGGAGTGGGGAAGATGGCATGAAATGCTGTTTCACCCCTTTAAAATGGCTGATGTGATAAACTAACCTTCTTCTGACAAATGTAGAGTTTGGTGGCTTTGGATCTGTGACTGGCAAAATTgaaacagagattaaaattaACCATGAAGGTGAAGTGAACCGTGCTCGTTACATGCCACAGAATCCCTGCATCATTGCTACAAAAACACCGTCTGCTGATGTGTTGGTATTTGACTACAGTAAACATCCTTCAAAACCAGGTGGGTCAGGCTCCTTGAAGGTAAGCAAAATGCCTCTTGTCATTGAGAGGTAAACTTGTATTTAACTGTCATTGGGAGAAGAGGTGATGGGCTCTGTAAGCCGAATGAGAGTGACCATATCTTTGGAGACTTTAACTGTCTGGTTATGCTCAATGTCATAAGAGAATCTTGATACAAGCAGCAGTCTCCTGAGAGGTTATGATTATTGCAACGGAAACAAAGTTCTTGGGTGACAATAATGCTCTTGGGTGACAATAATGCTCTTGGGTGACAATAATGCTCTTGGGGATTGATGTTCAAGGTGGAGCTAAATGGAaggcattttctctctttcagacCCAAGTGGAGAGTGTAATCCTGACCTTAGATTAAGAGGGCACCAGAAGGAAGGCTATGGCTTATCCTGGAACTCAAATTTGAGTGGACATCTTCTTAGCGCATCAGATGATCATGTAAAACCCACATCTTTTCCTCTAGTTAAAAACAACGAACCAACCACAACAGCCAACCCCTCTTAATTTATGCTGTAATAGATAATTGGAGAAAAACTGGGTTAGTGTAGCTGTATATTGTTATGGTAGGAAGTTCTCACATATTGTAATAATATTTATAAAGGCCATCAGTTGACTATAGGCTGTAATCAACAACCAATTTTTGTAATGTTCTTGATGAGGTAAGAACAGAATGTTTTTATAGTTGTCTGCTGGAAGAAATTGTTGTATAATACCCCTTCAAACTGGCTTGGGTCTTAGACCATAAGTTAGTAAGACTGTCAAAGATCAATTGAGCTAATAGCTTATAGATATCTTTGTGGGCTTTAAAAGTGTAAATTGCTTTTGTGACCTTATAAATAATCATCGTGCCTTGAATTCACAGAAAACTGAGAATTTAGCTCACTTCTCACTTATGGCATATGAAGTGTTCCTTTTCAAAGACAAGGAACTGTTTCAGGAGTGTCATCTCTCTTAATATGGAGAGTGTGattatttggttttttgaaAGACAGTATAGTCACAGTCCATGTAACAATAGAATATGTCTCTTATTTATAGACTGTGTGTTTATGGGATATAAGTGCTGGACCAAAAGAAGGCAAAATTGTTGATGCAAAAGCGATCTTTACTGGGCACTCTGCAGTGGTTGAGGATGTGGCATGGCATTTGCTCCATGAATCTCTGTTTGGATCTGTGGCAGATGATCAGAAGCTCATGATGTAAGTTGGGGTTAAGCAGTTTCTGGATGGTGCCTGTGTGTACTGTCAGAGAGCCAATCCAGAGCACTTGGGcgaaaaaaatcttaattcttGAATGGCCTTATGTAGCTCTTCAGTGCAATCAACTATAGTAATGCTGCAGAATCACTGAAATCTGCCTGTCATTTAATGTGTTTGCACCATTTGAAAATAAGATGTGATTAATACGTATGTCAGCTTCCTGGTACCAGCTGCTCATGTATAACAGACACAAAATACTGAAAGGTTATGGAATAAAAACTGTAGCTTCAGACTAAGGCTGAGTAATAATGTAGTCTCTTAAACTAATGTGtagtgaaaaaaaacctcttgtgAAAACTTATATTTGTTCACTCTtgctctctcctccctgcccctcGCCCTTACCCAAATCCTTCATTGCAACAGCTGGGACACGAGATCTAATACCACATCCAAGCCAAGTCATTCTGTAGATGCTCATACAGCTGAGGTCAACTGTCTGTCCTTCAATCCTTACAGCGAGTTCATTCTAGCAACTGGTTCTGCTGACAAGGTTTTTACTTGTGTATACTTTAAATTCATGAGTATTCTAGATGGTAGCTCTATAGTCATTATAGTAAAACCAATTTCTTGTTACCTTTCTCAGACAGTGGCTCTGTGGGATCTTCGAAACTTAAAATTGAAACTCCATTCTTTTGAGTCTCATAAAGATGAAATTTTTCAGGTGGGTAAACTTTTCTCACAAGCTGTAGATAAAAGTACAAGAGTACTGACATGGACAAGATCAAGTAGATTTTCATATGGTGACCAAATACAATAAATAAGTCTGTTAAACATTGAATAGTGAATTTTGGTTCAACAAATACAGACAGTGCCACGTAGTTTCTTACAGCCTTTTCCCACTTGACTCTGAAGCAAGTAGTCAACAACCAGTTGCTAAAAAGATACTGGGAGTTTGCAGGTACTTTCAGTACAGGTAGAAGGTTATTCTAAAATATCCTTCTGTAGAGAGGACTTGGGTTTAAATCTAGTATTGTTAACTCTGCCTATTTAGTAGGTGCAAGTAACAGTGAATTTTAGACAATTAAATTTCATGATAGGGTAAATCTGTAACAGTGAATTAAGGTTGGCTATTCAACTTGAGAAATCTTAAAGACTTTAAAGCACTCTGGAGCTATAGGATATCTTTTGTGCTGGAAGTAAATGATTTATTAAGTATAGTTGTTGAAAATTAGTGGCCAGGTATCTGGTGATGGTCATTCAGGATATGCTTTAGAAATCAGTAACTGCTCCAGTCAACCTGTTCTCTTTCAACAGGTTCACTGGTCTCCTCATAATGAAACAATTCTGGCGTCAAGTGGTACTGATCGTCGGCTTAATGTGTGGGATCTAAGGTGAAGAGCAATTCCTTTCGTTCTGTATATATGAACAGATGGTAAAAAGGCTGCAGATGTCCTTTATTTGGTAGGCTTGATTTGTGCTGTTCTCTAACCTGTCTTGCTTGCTTATCTTGTACCTGGTCTTCCAGCTATGCAGTTGAAGCAGCGCAGTACTTCTAATGTTACTTCTCTGTGAGGTTTTCTTGAtgaattgttttctgttgtctttggTGAAAAGTGATTTCTGCCTCCACGTGCTTCACAAGTTAGATTCTCGTTCAGTATTGATAATGCCAAACAGCTGATGACTTATATCTGAGGCTTATAGTTATTTGACAGTGAGAAAAAACAATAGCAAAAGGAAATAGTGGAGAAACAGGCTAGGAACTGTCAAGTTAAACTGATGTAGGAtgcaattttaattattaataaaaaatataaaccctTTTCTTACAGTAAAATTGGTGAAGAGCAGTCTGCAGAGGATGCAGAAGATGGGCCTCCTGAGCTGCTGGTATGCTGTTCTTCAGGTTGCAGTCTGCTGACATGCTGTGTGGCAGTAGGATGCCTTTTGACTGTGCTACTAAATCTGCAGCagttcataaatattttcaccTTCCTGGTTTTCAGTCCATTACTCTAACTTGCAGTAGGCTTCCTCTGTTCCATTTAGAatggattttgatttttttcaaagctgtccTGGACATCATTTGCACATACTCATTGCTGAACATATTTACAGTTTGGCCATGTGCTTGTCAGTACTCTCTTATAACTAAATGCCTGTAAAGCCAAGGCCTCAAATTGTTTACCTTAAAATAGACCAGTTAGGTCCCACATAGCTAACCTTACTGATGTAGAGAGTACAAGGActtatgttttggtttgcttcCTTAGGAAACAAATAATCAAAAAGTGCTTAGAGCTTGATTTCCCCATTTCCTGTGTAACTGTGTAAGTGCTCATGTAATTAGATGAGCTAATGGATATAAAATATGGCCGGATTTCACAGCCCAACCTTGTGTGAAGTAGCACCGTTCTGAGGATGTCAGTCAGTTGTTGCTATAATATGAACTGTTGTCTTAACCACACTCTCAGCAATTGTGCTGGTGTCACACACACCTTTTTGTCTGTGTTGTGAATCTCTAGTAGCaagtttttgttctttgtatAGGCATTAGCATGACATTTAGCTTCTGAATCTTGGGTTTAACAGATTTCTCTCTGAAGAagcatgtgggttttttttttttttttttttttttttttttttacagtttattcATGGAGGACACACTGCCAAAATTTCAGACTTCAGTTGGAATCCTAATGAGCCTTGGGTGATCTGTTCTGTATCGGAAGACAACATAATGCAGATATGGCAAATGGTGAGTGTCACAACAGCTTCGGAGTTGCTCTGATGCTTgttggaaaaatgaaactgaaatggCTTGTTCTTCTCAGGGCAGCCTGTGCCTTCAGTGACTGAAAGTAGCCTGTCCCCTGTACTTCCTACACTGTTTGATTGAAAAGCAagagtttcaaaagaaaacagactaaACCAACCTGAAtaaatgcagctgctgctaATTCTTGACTCCCAAGTCCTAGGTactggtttaaaataaatgtggcAGTTGCAAACTTATATCCAATACTAGCCAAGACCTACTCTTACTCCCCTTTCCCTCATGCTGACTGTGAAGCAAGATGCCTTTTACCTCTCTGATTAGTTCATGTTTTACATTACAGGAGTTTGATCAGTTATCTTACAAATGTGGAATAAAGTCATTTGGGAGTAAtcttaagttttaaaaaaaaaaaaaaggtaacagaCTTAAACATGCATCACAGGTCAGGCTTCCAGTTTTGACACCTGTTCTTTAACTTGTTTTGTGTGTTCAGACTGAGGTTGAAACATGTCCAAGGAAAATGTCTGTAGTAAGGCTAATGGTTAAATGGCGaatgcttctgctgctgaaatgaaacagtgCCAGAGGACAGCTGCTGAAGTCTAGCCACTGTGTACACATCTTTAATTTGGCAGCCCCTCaggaaaggcagggagaaggTCTCTTTAAAGAGGGAATGATGCCTATGCTGCCTTGCTATTACccagtttttttctgtatgaagtGTAGAAGATTGTTTAAAGCCCATTGTGTTTACTGCTTGTAATATCTTGTGTCTTTAGGCAGAAAACATTTACAATGATGAAGAACCAGATATAGCAGCAGCCGAACTGGAGGGTCAAGgaacataatttttcttccttaaggAAATACTGGTTGTTACATAGTAATATAATTTGACTACTATATACatgggggagggggaaaaggccctaaaaccaaacaaaaaaaaaaccccacaccaaaaccaacccaagcTCGGGGCAGAAGCTTTGCATCCAATCGGAAATATTCTTCATTGGGCACAAGAACTTTGTATAGTCAAGTTGTGATGGGCTACCCTTGGTTATTTGGGCACTTGGAGCTATTGTGTACTGTACAGCAATTAGCTTTTAGGGAAAATAAGAATGACTTAATACCTATgtctatatatttttaaacaaacttagTGGGTTCTTGTAAATAAAACAGTCAAATCCT
Protein-coding regions in this window:
- the RBBP7 gene encoding histone-binding protein RBBP7, producing MASREVLEDTVEERVISEEYKIWKKNTPFLYDLVMTHALEWPSLTVQWLPDVTRPEGKDYALHWLVLGTHTSDEQNHLVVARVQIPNDDQFDTAQYDSEKGEFGGFGSVTGKIETEIKINHEGEVNRARYMPQNPCIIATKTPSADVLVFDYSKHPSKPDPSGECNPDLRLRGHQKEGYGLSWNSNLSGHLLSASDDHTVCLWDISAGPKEGKIVDAKAIFTGHSAVVEDVAWHLLHESLFGSVADDQKLMIWDTRSNTTSKPSHSVDAHTAEVNCLSFNPYSEFILATGSADKTVALWDLRNLKLKLHSFESHKDEIFQVHWSPHNETILASSGTDRRLNVWDLSKIGEEQSAEDAEDGPPELLFIHGGHTAKISDFSWNPNEPWVICSVSEDNIMQIWQMAENIYNDEEPDIAAAELEGQGT